The following are from one region of the Candidatus Cloacimonadota bacterium genome:
- a CDS encoding DUF4276 family protein, translating to MKISIIVEGKTEKAFLPYLQDFLKNRLATKTPKLDVFPYDGRIPKEDKLRRVVENLLGGGKPADHVIALTDVYTGTNPPDFIDAQDAKNKMRQWVGKEPRFHPHAAQYDFEAWLLPYWTTIQKLAKHNRGAPSGNPETVNHQNPPAYRIKEIFEIGKCRDSYIKPRDAGRILRENDLSIAINQCQELKAFINTILSACGEPVIP from the coding sequence ATGAAAATATCCATCATCGTCGAAGGCAAAACCGAAAAGGCGTTTCTTCCGTACCTACAGGATTTTTTGAAAAATCGTCTGGCCACCAAGACACCCAAGCTGGATGTTTTTCCTTACGACGGCCGCATCCCCAAAGAGGACAAATTAAGACGAGTCGTGGAAAACCTTTTGGGTGGGGGTAAACCCGCTGATCATGTGATTGCACTGACCGATGTGTATACCGGCACAAATCCTCCCGATTTCATCGATGCGCAAGACGCCAAGAATAAAATGAGGCAATGGGTGGGAAAAGAGCCGAGGTTTCATCCCCATGCCGCCCAATATGATTTTGAGGCTTGGCTGCTGCCTTACTGGACGACGATCCAAAAATTGGCGAAGCATAACAGAGGTGCCCCCAGCGGCAATCCGGAAACCGTGAACCATCAAAACCCACCTGCATACCGAATCAAGGAAATCTTTGAGATCGGCAAATGCCGGGACAGCTACATAAAACCTCGTGACGCCGGGCGGATTCTCAGAGAGAACGATTTGTCAATCGCGATCAACCAATGTCAGGAACTTAAGGCATTCATCAATACGATTCTTTCGGCGTGCGGTGAACCGGTGATCCCATGA
- the brxL gene encoding protease Lon-related BREX system protein BrxL has translation MEIDLLDQKVSRIFAGKVVRKDLLHQIKGGENVPSYVLEYLLGKYCASDNNEEIRIGVDAVKETLTANYFRHDEANKAQSMVEQKGRHRFIDRVEVRFLPSENKYWASMDHFGYAKIHIPEEFYRRYERLLEGGIWAVIDVEFRLTEEGKKDSPFHIVDLKPIQLARFDLEEYLEGRGGMTRDEWIDLLLRSVGLEPMRMEHRLKMLLLTRLIPFVEKNYNFIELGPRGTGKSYAFSEMSPYCMLLSGGKASTANLFYNNARRQVGLVGHWDVVAFDEVGGMKITDPDAVQIMKDYMANGRFSRGITQVLADASLVFIGNLNQPVESLVQNSAMDLFQPLPREFDLALLDRIHFYLPGWEVPKSSRDILTTRYGFVTDYLAEAFRVLRKQNRFDEAERIFRFGSHVEGRDATAAKKTVSGLLKILHPGGDWTKEELTEYVELALEGRRRVKEQLKKRGSFEFYKTSFSYIDLADDTERSVGVAEQGGAGVISQDPLPPGTVYTAAVDAEAKVALFRLEITLTAGTGKLRTPTGLEKSLKESLNRAFSYLQNVKEKLGLTQLLAQKDIYAEAVDLSGGRIDCPCGVAFFTAIISVVRNRHVQAGTVVLGDLTIQGNIKGPASITEPLQLALESGAYRALVPVSNKTQFAGLPEDVIERLDVVFYGDVDRAVLKTLAM, from the coding sequence ATGGAAATTGACCTTCTAGATCAGAAAGTGAGCCGTATTTTCGCTGGGAAGGTGGTGCGCAAGGACCTTTTGCACCAGATTAAAGGCGGCGAAAACGTGCCATCCTATGTGCTTGAGTATCTCTTGGGCAAATACTGCGCTTCGGACAACAACGAGGAGATTCGCATCGGTGTCGATGCCGTTAAAGAGACCTTGACCGCGAATTATTTCCGACATGACGAGGCGAACAAGGCCCAGTCCATGGTTGAGCAGAAAGGCAGACATCGGTTCATCGACCGCGTTGAAGTCCGTTTCCTTCCAAGCGAAAACAAGTACTGGGCCTCAATGGACCATTTCGGCTACGCCAAGATACACATCCCCGAGGAGTTTTACCGACGATACGAACGACTGCTTGAGGGCGGCATCTGGGCCGTCATTGATGTTGAGTTCAGATTGACTGAAGAGGGCAAAAAGGACAGCCCCTTCCATATCGTCGATCTGAAACCAATCCAGCTCGCCCGTTTTGATCTGGAAGAGTACCTGGAAGGCAGGGGCGGGATGACAAGGGACGAGTGGATCGACCTCCTCCTCAGGAGTGTGGGCCTTGAGCCGATGAGGATGGAGCACAGATTGAAGATGCTGTTGCTCACCCGGCTTATCCCATTTGTCGAAAAAAACTATAACTTCATCGAACTCGGTCCCCGCGGTACCGGTAAATCCTATGCTTTCAGCGAGATGTCACCGTACTGCATGCTGCTTTCGGGCGGCAAGGCAAGCACGGCGAATCTGTTTTACAATAACGCCCGACGTCAAGTCGGGCTGGTTGGGCATTGGGATGTCGTGGCCTTCGACGAAGTCGGCGGTATGAAGATCACCGACCCTGACGCGGTCCAAATTATGAAGGACTACATGGCCAACGGTCGTTTCAGCCGCGGTATCACACAGGTGTTGGCTGATGCTTCCCTGGTATTCATCGGCAACCTCAATCAGCCGGTGGAAAGCCTGGTCCAAAACTCCGCCATGGACCTTTTCCAACCGCTTCCCCGGGAATTTGACTTGGCGCTGCTTGACCGGATACATTTTTATCTGCCCGGCTGGGAGGTTCCCAAAAGCTCTCGGGACATACTCACGACCCGTTACGGCTTCGTCACCGATTATCTGGCCGAAGCGTTTCGGGTGCTCAGAAAACAAAACCGCTTCGACGAGGCCGAGCGAATTTTCCGTTTCGGGTCGCATGTTGAAGGCAGAGACGCCACAGCAGCCAAAAAAACGGTGAGCGGCCTTCTCAAAATCCTCCACCCGGGTGGAGACTGGACGAAGGAGGAACTCACGGAGTATGTTGAGCTGGCCCTGGAGGGGCGCCGCCGGGTGAAAGAGCAGCTCAAGAAACGCGGCTCTTTTGAATTTTACAAGACCAGCTTTTCTTATATCGATCTCGCCGACGACACTGAACGCTCCGTGGGTGTTGCCGAACAAGGAGGGGCCGGAGTCATTTCGCAGGACCCACTGCCTCCGGGCACGGTTTACACAGCCGCGGTGGATGCTGAAGCCAAGGTTGCTTTGTTCCGGCTTGAGATCACCTTGACGGCGGGCACAGGCAAGCTCCGGACCCCGACCGGCCTTGAGAAGTCACTGAAAGAATCCCTCAACCGGGCGTTCAGTTATCTGCAGAACGTCAAGGAAAAACTCGGTCTGACACAGTTGCTGGCGCAGAAGGACATCTATGCCGAAGCGGTGGACCTCTCGGGCGGCCGCATCGATTGTCCTTGCGGCGTGGCCTTTTTCACCGCCATCATTTCCGTGGTCCGTAACCGCCACGTGCAGGCCGGGACGGTGGTTCTCGGTGACCTGACCATTCAGGGAAATATCAAGGGTCCGGCCTCGATTACTGAACCTTTGCAGCTTGCGCTGGAATCAGGCGCTTACCGCGCCTTGGTCCCCGTTTCCAACAAAACGCAATTTGCCGGATTGCCGGAAGATGTGATCGAACGTCTGGACGTGGTCTTCTACGGCGACGTGGACCGCGCGGTGCTCAAGACATTGGCGATGTAA
- a CDS encoding AAA family ATPase — protein sequence MNKINRIKINGFRRLLNIDLQVRPFMVLIGANGVGKTSFLDAFSILSASASGNLNSILSKFGGIANLLTRGKSENLSLLVDMTVPGHEPLEYDLRLDPKGTGYSISRELLCQKRPGFSDPFRHIDSSYGDIKYYETEANHLVRPDWEHDPLETSLSQVPKMFRQPEELRRILATATQYHVLDVGPRAPVKMPQPMKPATLPGHDGSDLIPYLYYLREGDRDRYEAVLDALKTAFPDFEELNFPPVAAGMLAMTWKDKKFSKPIYMNELSEGTLRFLWLTALLQSPHLSTITMIDEPEVSLHPELLGLLADLMREAAQRTQLVVATHSDRFIRFLKPEEVVVMDLDDNGCASATWADSLDIDRWLAEYSLDEVWRMGRMGGRS from the coding sequence ATGAATAAGATCAACCGGATCAAAATAAATGGTTTCAGGCGGCTGCTCAACATAGATCTACAGGTGCGGCCCTTTATGGTTCTGATCGGTGCAAACGGCGTCGGCAAGACTTCTTTTCTAGATGCTTTTTCCATACTCTCCGCTTCGGCATCAGGCAATTTGAACAGCATTTTGTCGAAATTCGGCGGTATTGCAAATCTTTTGACCCGCGGTAAAAGTGAAAACCTTTCATTACTCGTTGATATGACTGTGCCTGGACATGAGCCTCTTGAATATGATCTTCGGCTTGATCCAAAGGGAACCGGCTATTCCATCTCCAGAGAATTGTTGTGTCAGAAGCGGCCGGGTTTTAGTGACCCGTTCCGTCACATCGATTCGTCGTACGGCGACATCAAGTACTACGAAACAGAGGCAAATCACCTCGTTCGTCCCGATTGGGAACACGACCCCTTGGAAACTTCACTCTCCCAGGTGCCGAAAATGTTTCGGCAACCTGAGGAACTAAGACGCATCTTGGCAACCGCCACCCAGTATCACGTCTTGGATGTAGGCCCCCGTGCCCCGGTGAAAATGCCGCAACCCATGAAACCAGCCACCTTGCCCGGACATGATGGTTCGGACTTGATTCCGTATTTATATTACCTGCGTGAGGGAGATCGTGATCGATATGAGGCTGTTCTGGACGCTTTGAAAACGGCTTTTCCGGATTTCGAAGAGCTGAATTTTCCACCGGTGGCGGCCGGAATGTTGGCCATGACCTGGAAAGACAAAAAGTTCAGCAAGCCGATCTATATGAATGAACTGTCTGAAGGAACTCTTCGATTTCTATGGCTCACAGCATTACTGCAAAGCCCTCATCTTTCAACCATTACCATGATCGACGAACCCGAGGTCAGTTTGCATCCGGAATTGCTGGGCCTGCTGGCGGATCTTATGCGCGAGGCCGCACAACGAACGCAATTGGTTGTCGCCACACATTCGGATAGGTTCATACGCTTCTTAAAACCGGAAGAAGTGGTGGTGATGGATCTGGACGACAACGGATGTGCATCGGCGACATGGGCCGACTCATTGGATATTGACCGATGGTTGGCTGAATACAGCCTTGACGAAGTATGGCGGATGGGCCGGATGGGAGGTCGGTCATGA
- a CDS encoding PglZ domain-containing protein produces MKFTSFLHKKLVDLLGDRRIVVWYDAEGNFRSFAAEFNAPNCEVLSTEASVLKTRRRADEIYRLMNESENPSERGRCLLIYIPRRRGAGEEEKMRDPFEVYAMAGAPFGDTEDQELESLARQAMPDKADEITRLFREGKPDIALLDGLEKTQRWPLLNDVFRTETPAEIIASFLCNTTKAKEVAAKPGCVDELLRLLATVVGFKSTGSDRDWNVLRPKAAEYILFSEFVFDLPENVPEALSAVPRADVEAKSVVFAACDRMRSDTYLRKTYVELAQEIESGLRLPDLMPKDFDPGERDTFPFEERRLLGRAVGRVVTGDSTVARTVIENRRRSIWRNDPQRSPAWTALERAAAMIESAAAVSGDLTGKKNLTALMNAYTKGGWSDLDRVSRLFETALTACTDDDVIAPVVDLCRCRYREAVTVLQDAFLAAVQAEGWPPDGAPRQTRIFDEHVAPLLERREKTAFFMVDSLRYEMGRDLGEVLAGTGEVHISYAAGVVPTVTGCGMAALMPGADGMLRLVEKDGGLVPALGTRLLKTSADRMKLLADTYGDRFFETTLDDLLGSPKKAAANLKKADLFVVRTQDPDAVAENLGAWRARRCLSDVIGDIAAAVRWVVSQGIDRVVISADHGHMMLPEIPAGDVVQTPPGGWPASKRRCLLGSGLARSAGTVTLKAGHVGVQGDVQEVCLPVGFRVFSDGDGYFHGGLSLQEAIVPVIVFRAGREKQTTAGKPEIDVRYRSDKFTSRVIGLTIVYVVKQMGISGDPPISVKIEAYGGSSIKSKVVGEAADCEARDEKTREVSLPAGKETPVPVLIDPDFNGAEIEIRVSDPQTRVVWARRKLKSAMMD; encoded by the coding sequence ATGAAGTTCACCTCGTTTCTGCATAAAAAGCTTGTCGATCTTTTGGGCGACCGTCGCATCGTGGTCTGGTACGACGCCGAAGGAAATTTCAGATCCTTTGCTGCGGAGTTCAACGCGCCGAACTGCGAGGTGCTGTCCACCGAAGCCTCGGTCCTTAAGACGCGCCGCCGAGCCGACGAGATTTACCGGCTGATGAACGAATCTGAAAACCCCTCGGAACGGGGCCGCTGCCTGCTCATCTACATACCGCGCCGTCGGGGCGCGGGAGAGGAAGAGAAAATGCGGGATCCCTTCGAGGTCTACGCTATGGCGGGCGCACCCTTCGGCGACACCGAGGACCAGGAGCTTGAATCGCTCGCCCGCCAGGCCATGCCGGACAAGGCCGACGAGATCACAAGGCTTTTCCGCGAAGGGAAGCCGGATATCGCCCTTCTGGACGGCTTGGAAAAAACGCAGCGTTGGCCGCTGCTGAACGACGTATTCCGGACGGAAACCCCGGCGGAAATTATCGCATCGTTCCTGTGCAACACAACGAAAGCAAAGGAAGTCGCCGCTAAGCCGGGCTGTGTAGACGAGCTGCTGCGGTTGCTCGCTACCGTCGTCGGGTTCAAATCCACCGGCAGCGACCGCGACTGGAATGTGCTGAGGCCGAAAGCCGCCGAATACATCTTGTTCAGCGAGTTCGTGTTTGATCTTCCGGAAAACGTTCCCGAAGCCTTGAGCGCCGTGCCGCGCGCGGACGTCGAAGCGAAGTCCGTGGTCTTTGCGGCCTGTGACAGGATGCGCAGTGACACGTATCTGCGCAAAACCTATGTCGAGTTGGCGCAGGAGATCGAAAGCGGGCTCCGCCTGCCGGATTTGATGCCGAAAGATTTCGACCCCGGCGAACGCGACACTTTCCCTTTCGAGGAACGGCGTCTGCTCGGCCGCGCGGTCGGGCGTGTCGTCACCGGCGATTCGACCGTGGCTCGAACGGTGATCGAAAACCGAAGACGGTCGATTTGGCGGAATGACCCGCAGAGGTCGCCAGCCTGGACGGCCCTTGAAAGGGCGGCCGCCATGATTGAATCCGCCGCTGCGGTTTCGGGGGACTTGACGGGGAAAAAGAACCTCACGGCTCTGATGAACGCGTACACTAAGGGCGGTTGGTCGGACCTCGACCGGGTGTCGCGCCTGTTTGAAACGGCCCTCACCGCCTGTACCGACGATGATGTCATCGCCCCGGTCGTCGACCTCTGCCGTTGTCGCTATCGCGAAGCCGTCACGGTTTTGCAGGATGCATTCCTTGCAGCGGTTCAGGCGGAGGGTTGGCCGCCGGACGGAGCACCGAGGCAGACCCGCATTTTCGACGAACATGTAGCCCCGTTACTGGAACGTCGCGAGAAAACCGCGTTTTTCATGGTGGATTCCCTCCGCTACGAAATGGGCCGTGATTTAGGTGAAGTCTTGGCTGGAACGGGTGAAGTCCACATCAGCTACGCCGCCGGGGTGGTCCCGACGGTGACCGGCTGCGGCATGGCGGCGCTCATGCCGGGTGCGGACGGGATGCTACGACTTGTCGAAAAGGACGGGGGCCTTGTCCCGGCCCTCGGAACCCGCCTGCTGAAGACATCGGCGGACCGTATGAAACTGTTGGCCGACACCTACGGAGACCGGTTTTTCGAAACCACTTTGGACGACCTGCTCGGTTCACCCAAGAAAGCCGCCGCGAATCTGAAGAAAGCTGACCTCTTCGTGGTGCGCACCCAGGACCCGGATGCTGTGGCTGAAAACCTCGGAGCCTGGCGCGCCCGGCGCTGCCTCTCGGATGTGATCGGAGATATCGCGGCCGCGGTACGGTGGGTGGTGTCTCAGGGGATCGACCGCGTAGTGATCAGTGCCGACCACGGCCACATGATGCTGCCGGAAATTCCGGCTGGCGATGTGGTTCAGACCCCTCCGGGCGGCTGGCCAGCGTCCAAGCGCCGGTGCCTTCTGGGTTCGGGCCTTGCCCGATCCGCCGGGACCGTCACCCTGAAGGCGGGCCATGTGGGGGTTCAAGGAGATGTGCAGGAGGTCTGCCTGCCTGTCGGGTTCCGCGTTTTTTCAGACGGTGACGGCTACTTCCATGGGGGGCTGAGCCTCCAGGAGGCGATTGTGCCGGTGATTGTTTTTCGGGCCGGACGGGAGAAACAAACAACTGCAGGTAAGCCGGAGATCGACGTCCGTTATCGGTCGGATAAGTTCACCAGCCGTGTTATCGGCCTGACGATAGTCTATGTGGTCAAACAAATGGGTATCTCAGGAGACCCGCCGATATCTGTAAAAATTGAAGCTTACGGCGGATCAAGTATCAAATCCAAGGTGGTGGGTGAGGCGGCCGACTGTGAGGCACGGGACGAGAAGACCCGTGAGGTGAGTTTACCGGCGGGCAAAGAAACCCCCGTTCCTGTATTGATCGATCCTGATTTCAATGGGGCGGAGATCGAAATCAGGGTGAGCGATCCGCAGACGCGCGTCGTGTGGGCGAGACGCAAGCTGAAAAGCGCTATGATGGATTAA
- a CDS encoding DUF4276 family protein, with translation MRRKKKIVPVVEGFGEERAVPCLIRRWLYHRRFDKYFEVTDLAVNAKGCGKLKAAYDSQRHIGIEHYIEAAVRIRPDAILVIVDADDECLKRGRDNGLGPVLLARARAVASHIPLAVVVANREYEAWFLASLTSIRQAQLLPAGNRIPGELEPEAHAGCKRLIADLLSCPYEETTHQLQLTGALSLAAGVQRRSPSYAKLMRDLDRLVCETRR, from the coding sequence ATGAGAAGAAAAAAAAAGATCGTACCCGTTGTCGAAGGATTTGGAGAAGAAAGGGCGGTCCCCTGTCTCATCAGGCGATGGCTTTACCATCGTAGGTTTGACAAATATTTTGAAGTAACGGATTTAGCCGTTAATGCAAAAGGTTGCGGGAAATTGAAGGCCGCCTACGACAGTCAACGCCACATCGGTATTGAGCATTATATTGAAGCCGCCGTTAGGATCCGTCCTGACGCGATTCTAGTTATTGTCGACGCTGATGATGAATGTCTAAAAAGAGGGCGGGATAATGGATTAGGGCCTGTACTTTTGGCTCGAGCACGTGCCGTCGCTTCGCATATTCCGCTAGCCGTGGTAGTCGCCAATCGGGAGTATGAAGCTTGGTTCCTGGCGAGTCTTACTTCCATTCGTCAGGCTCAGCTTTTGCCCGCTGGGAATAGGATTCCAGGTGAGTTGGAGCCTGAAGCGCATGCCGGATGCAAGAGACTTATTGCGGATCTTTTATCTTGTCCATATGAAGAAACGACTCATCAGCTTCAGCTTACCGGCGCGTTGTCACTTGCTGCCGGTGTACAGCGTCGCTCTCCATCCTACGCAAAGCTGATGAGGGATTTGGACCGACTTGTTTGTGAGACGCGTCGGTAG
- a CDS encoding IS630 family transposase, with amino-acid sequence MLTNEFDGRKINRKALEEIRIRAVKRVEAGESPEVVIKALGLTRPRIYEWIAKYREGGVEALRSSKATGRPSKLAGKDLQKIYRLVVGRDPRQLKFPFALWTRGMVRELISREFSVRLSDVSVGRLLHKLGLSPQRPVHRAYQQDQTLVVDWMAKDFPAIKKLAKQEGAAIYFGDEASVRSDYHSGTTWAPKGKTPVVATTGARFKVNVLSAISPKGELRFMATENTVNSEVFCEFLGRLIANATAPVFLIVDNHSVHRSEKVREFVRNTKGKLRLFHLPPYSPELNPDELVWNYLKNHNMGRMSHGGKKEFHERVITIMQSLQQLTDKIKGFFRHPIIKYTEMFGDLCTD; translated from the coding sequence CTGCTCACGAACGAATTCGATGGACGTAAAATAAATCGCAAGGCCCTTGAAGAGATCCGTATACGTGCTGTGAAGCGAGTCGAGGCAGGGGAAAGTCCCGAAGTTGTCATCAAGGCGTTGGGTCTTACTCGGCCTCGCATCTACGAATGGATTGCCAAGTATCGAGAAGGAGGAGTCGAGGCGCTGAGGAGCAGCAAGGCCACCGGCCGTCCTTCGAAGCTTGCGGGCAAGGATTTGCAGAAAATCTATCGCTTGGTTGTCGGCAGAGACCCTCGACAATTGAAATTTCCCTTTGCGCTTTGGACACGGGGCATGGTTCGGGAACTGATCAGTCGGGAGTTCAGTGTTCGATTGAGCGATGTGTCTGTTGGCCGATTGCTGCACAAACTTGGCTTGAGCCCGCAACGTCCTGTTCACCGTGCCTACCAACAGGATCAGACGCTTGTCGTCGACTGGATGGCCAAGGATTTTCCTGCGATCAAAAAACTGGCCAAGCAGGAAGGTGCTGCTATCTATTTTGGAGACGAGGCCTCTGTTCGGTCCGACTATCATTCCGGAACCACCTGGGCTCCTAAGGGGAAGACACCGGTGGTTGCCACGACGGGCGCCCGTTTCAAGGTGAATGTGCTCTCCGCGATCAGCCCCAAAGGGGAGTTGCGGTTTATGGCCACGGAGAACACGGTGAACTCCGAAGTGTTTTGTGAATTTCTCGGCCGACTGATTGCCAATGCCACGGCTCCTGTCTTTTTGATTGTCGACAATCATTCCGTTCATCGATCGGAGAAAGTTCGAGAGTTTGTTCGAAATACAAAAGGTAAATTGAGACTCTTCCACTTGCCGCCCTATTCCCCCGAGCTGAACCCCGATGAACTTGTTTGGAATTATTTGAAAAACCATAACATGGGCCGCATGTCGCATGGCGGTAAAAAAGAATTCCACGAACGGGTGATCACCATCATGCAATCACTCCAACAGCTCACGGACAAGATAAAGGGATTCTTTCGCCATCCTATCATCAAATACACCGAAATGTTCGGTGATTTATGTACTGATTAA
- a CDS encoding AAA family ATPase — MTGSLQIIVEEIRLKRFRAFENARLSLSDLTFLVGRNGAGKSSLLDAVDLLREAVSDSLENALDRRGGLHKVQRVKSDKGRKSPMGLAVVFRIMFPGGRQAQVVYGFEVQGIKDTSSSHIRECLISSKETSFERRDQTFTSLRKSDVSPPAGNLVLPLIARADSLWELVLNTIRNLRAYELSPAHMATAQEIRERSTLDRDGANAGDVLKAVEGSDAHRWINERIGIITDAIDDIHAHALLGRRVVQFVQRQGHGKITFDASQVSQGTLRSLGVLLSLKQNPFPTVVLIDEIENSVHPGALAVLLDAALASSNRMRVVLTSHSPEVLSHPSVTGERVRVIEWRDGESRIYRLSKETQDSVNPIDTVGWMLRSNTLWPDPQPEIFKEDLFALNGGLK, encoded by the coding sequence ATGACTGGTTCGCTTCAAATTATCGTTGAAGAGATTAGATTGAAGAGATTTAGGGCGTTCGAAAACGCTCGTCTGTCGCTTTCCGATCTGACTTTCCTGGTGGGGCGGAATGGGGCTGGCAAGTCAAGTCTTCTTGACGCCGTTGACCTGCTTCGGGAAGCGGTGAGTGACAGCCTGGAAAATGCCTTGGACCGCAGAGGGGGATTGCATAAGGTCCAACGGGTTAAATCCGACAAGGGAAGAAAATCGCCGATGGGTCTTGCTGTCGTCTTCCGTATCATGTTTCCCGGCGGACGGCAGGCGCAGGTGGTATATGGTTTTGAGGTTCAAGGAATAAAGGATACATCATCCTCACACATACGAGAGTGTTTAATTTCATCAAAAGAAACCTCTTTCGAACGAAGAGACCAAACTTTTACCTCCTTGCGGAAGTCTGATGTATCGCCCCCTGCCGGGAATCTTGTTTTGCCGTTGATCGCCCGTGCGGACAGTCTTTGGGAACTCGTATTGAATACCATCCGCAATTTGCGTGCATACGAACTTTCCCCCGCTCACATGGCTACGGCGCAGGAGATCAGGGAGCGTTCGACTCTGGATCGCGATGGCGCTAATGCAGGTGATGTTCTGAAAGCAGTGGAGGGTTCAGATGCTCATCGATGGATCAATGAGCGGATAGGAATAATCACTGATGCTATTGACGATATCCACGCTCATGCTTTGTTGGGTCGGAGGGTTGTCCAGTTTGTTCAAAGACAGGGGCACGGAAAAATAACGTTCGATGCAAGTCAGGTTTCCCAAGGCACCTTGAGAAGCTTGGGCGTCCTGTTATCCTTAAAACAGAATCCGTTTCCGACTGTTGTTCTTATCGACGAAATTGAGAATTCCGTGCATCCGGGCGCACTGGCGGTGTTGTTGGATGCGGCGCTGGCGAGTTCCAACAGAATGCGGGTGGTTTTAACATCCCACTCCCCGGAAGTCCTGAGCCATCCGTCGGTGACCGGCGAACGGGTCCGGGTGATCGAATGGCGGGACGGTGAAAGCCGAATATACCGTCTCAGCAAAGAAACCCAAGATTCAGTGAATCCGATTGATACAGTAGGTTGGATGTTGAGATCCAATACCCTTTGGCCTGATCCGCAACCGGAGATTTTTAAAGAGGACCTGTTCGCTCTGAACGGTGGATTAAAATGA